caaatcaaagatcaagaaaacatgtttgaattgcaaagagaaataaaagggttcggaattcttctccaaagggttagaaaggacaagagatcttctccccaaagcttacaagtactcaaaagctgcgtagaataaaagtttttttcctagaggtcgagcctcgtgcttaaatagtaaaaataaaaccctaaaagtcggtttgaaacataaaaggaaaagttgcttcggggACGGGACTGGTCGATCTCGACGAGGATCAGTCAATCCGAAATGTTTTTCTGCTCTTACTTCATCTGCTTGCTAgcccgatcagtcttcaaccaatttagctccagatgcatgttttcTTCCCAAAAActctcagattccttccaaagtcacctagaacctataaagactcacagaagactaaaaagactcgaAAAGCACTCTTGGActtaacaaaagactcaaaacatatacaaaaattattgttaaaatcctataaaatgcagacacattaGTGTGTTTAACATATGTAAAAGTTAGTGAGTtgtgttgttttaatttgtcaGTTTTCATAAGTTGTGAACGGTTACGACCGCAACATATGTATATAAGCGTGTGTGATGTTGTAATAATGTAACAAGTTTCAGATATATAAAAGagtttctattttactttttgtttctccctaaagagaagagacgacgtctcttactctgttttgttctttctcttctcaataTTCTAACACTTCTATTTTGTATCAGTGCCTTTTCCATAGCAGAATTATCCAGGCAAGATTCGCGATGCATCCTTCGTTAACGTCTTGTCAAGGTTAAACTTCTACATCTCTTATATTTCCAAATGAATTGATTCTTCTATACTTACTATGCttgcttcttcattcttcaaccTCATGGGGTTTTCCAGGTTCATTGCACTTATATTGGACCTGATTATTCCCTCATGTGGGCCATGGCAGAAGCAAAGACAATTTACTAACAATATAAGGCAAGTTTTTTGATGACAAATTCCACTTTCTCGCTTACAGGTTATTTCATGAGTCAGTCACATCTTCTACAATTGAACTGCTTTTATGATAGGAGATAGAAAACTCTTGATAAATGTCAATTGTGTGGAACATTATACATATGTTTACTTTTCTTCTTGGAATCTATTTGTATAAGCCATGATCAATTCATCTCTTCTCATCTTGTTAAGAgataagagaaacaaagaagatatATAATACTGTATGTAGCTAAGGTCTTGTAACTGTAATACTAACTTGCAGAATTCTCTATATACATGTGAGTTTAAGATCTTCTACTGAATTAGTAGCACGTGCTTCTATTCATCAATATACTGACCGTAGCTTCGaggattttaatttgtttatttatttgattagtTCAACTAAACGTGGACCTATCTAAATATAATTGAAGATAACTTCCCTCTCACTTATGGAGGACATGTTTTATGTAAGAATGTGCACTCTAACATAGTTTTGCTTTCGGTAGAAATCAAGGAGTTTAAGAAAGGAGCTAAACCAATTCGGCTGAACCATTTATCCCACCTTTAGGTttttatttagataaatatGTATTTCTTAGCCTTCGTAGGTTTTCCCAAATGTAGTTCTCTTCAAATATTTAAAGAACACATTTGACggtaaaaattagaaaagacaAATTAGTTCCAGTGTGTAATATATAGGAAATAAGAGGATGTAATAGAACAAATTATTACCGTCCACAAAAATGTGTTTAAATGGACAGCTCcacttaaaaccaaaaaaaaatgaaaagagactTATTACCGTGACAAATTTTCAAAGTCAATATTGATTACTGTGAACATGATGTGACGAgtttacaaccaaacaaaactatataattatagatgattaaattttaaactacaaaaaaaacatctcaaaattaaactaaaccaaTATATCTTCCACAACaagttataagaaaaaaaatatattttttaacatcaaatacatttaaaaatgGATAGAAAAACATACGTGGCGAGCGGGTCTAACCTAGTTTAGTTCAAAACCTAAAGctttgttatcttcttcaagttttgtCGGAAATTACGACAACGGCGACTCTGATTACGTACAATTGGAAGGACAAAACAGGAAGGAACCGAACATAATAAAATCACACAACAAATCACTTCAAACAAGTGCCAAAATGCTCTTCCGCTTATATCATCCGACGAACGTCGGAGGAGGAGCCAAACCTTGCCGTCGCTTAGTCTCGTCACTATCTTCCATTTTTCAATCGAACACCAAAAGAAGCAAACTTGAACTTCTGGTGTACCATCAATGCAAGACTGGTAAACTAAACCTTGAAGATGCTCTGCTTTACTTCGACAAGCTTCTACAGACAAAACCCATTCCTTTGATTGATACTTTCAATCACTTGTTCGGTTCAATGATGAAGCTTCAAGGATCTAAAGAAGTGGTTTCGATGTATAAGAGGATGTTGAGACACGAGGAGGGTGTTGTCATCGAGCCTGATTTGTGTACtttgaatattttgattaaCGTGTTTCGCCATCTGAAGCAATTTGATTCTGGGTTTTGTGTTCTGAGTGATATGATTAAAAGAGGGTTTGAGCCTGATTTGGTAACAGCTGACAGTTTGGTGCTTTGTTTGTGTTCTCAAGGGAGAGTGATTGATGCACTTCAAGTGTTTGATAAAATGTCTCAGAGAGGTGTTAAGGTTGATGCTTCTCTCTACGCTAGTCTTATTGTTAAGCTCTGTGAGATTGGCGAGACTGGTGTTGCTCTAGGTTTGCATAGAAGGATGATTGCTTCCGGTTGTAAGAGTGATGTGGTTATCTACAGTTTCGTAATCGGCTCTTTCATTAGGAACAGGTCACTCGACGAAGCTATGGAAGTGTTTGAAGAGATGACTGCGAGTGGAGTTTCTCCTGATATTTTGGCTTTTAGGATGATCATTATTGCACTGAGTAGCTCCGGGAGGTTTAACGAGGCGCTTAAATATTTCGATGAGATGATTGCTCAAGGGATCTCTCCTGATCTGTTCATTTACAACTCTTTCATCTCTGGTTTATGCAAAGCGGGTTTGTGGGACGATGCTACAGAGATGATCAAGGAAATGGTGAGCAAAGGTGTATCACCTGATGTTTACACTTACAATATTTTGATACATCGCCTTTGCAAAGTCAGTAAGGTGAATGAAGCgattgatatatatgacttaatGATCAATCGAGGTCCGGAGCCCATCGTAGAAACATATCACTCTCTGTTGGATGGTCTGTTTAAAGGGTGTAAGCTTACGGACGCAACTGAATTGTTCAAATTGATGAGGCATCGCGTCGTTAGGCTTGATGTTGTTACTTACAATATAATGATCAGTGGCTATTGCAAGAATGGAAAAATTGAGGAAGCTGTCCAGCTTATAAGAGAAATGGATTGTAAAGGGTTGAAAGCAGATACTTATACATACGCAGCATTAATCCACGTTGTTAACCAAGCTGGAGATTCAGAAGTCGCTAAAGAAGTCGTCGATGCAATATGCAAGTCTGATTGCTCTCCAAGCATACAACAGTACGGTGTTCTCATTGACTGTTTggttaaaaaagaatatttagaAGGAGCAAGAAGACTGTTAAGACGAATGGAACGTGAGGGGAAGAGACTGTGCGATGCTTCATACACGACACTAATACATGGTTTAAGCCAGGCAGGAAACTGGGACTTCGctcaagaaatcttttatgCAACTGGTCATACTCCAAACATAAACCATTTCGGTGCTCTCATCGATGGTATGATGAAAAATGGAAAAGTGGCTGACGCAAAGAGACTTTTTGATGAGATCCCAGACAAGGGTTTGGTGCCTGATGTCATTACGTACAATATTATGATTGGTGGCTATTGCAAGTATGGGAAACTAGAAGAAGCCATTGACATTTTCAGACGAATGACATGTGAGGGGCTGAAACCAGATAATTATACATACACTTCATTTATACATGCTTCTTGCCTAGCTGGGGATGTAGATGCCGCGCAAGGAATCTTCAATGCAATATGGAAGTCTGGTCATTCTCCTGACATATATCAGTTCAATGCTCTAATCAGTGGTCTGATAAAAAATGGGAAACTGGAGGACGCAAAGAGACTCTTTGGTGAAATCCCAAACATGGGATTGGTGGCAGATGTCGTAACGTACAACATAATTATTGATGCCCTCTGCAAACATAAGATGCTATCAGAAGCCAGAGCATTGTTCTTTGAATTAGAGCCAAAGGGTTGCTCACCTGATTCTGTTTCGTTCAACACTATTATATCTGGCTTCCTTGAAGAGAACAAGGTTAAAGATGCAGTTCTGCTTCTTCAGAGCATGCTCGATAGGAAATTTACCCCAAACGATGGTGCTAAAGGCAGGCTGCGTCGACTTCTTGCTCGTGCTGATGGACGTAAAACACTTCAGCCACTTCTAGACACTTACGGGAAGAACATTTTCGAGTGAAATCAATGTAATCATAGATGGCACTGACCTGAGGATTTATAGCTATCATCCCACCTCCAATGTAGAACATATTCGAGTGAAATCAATGTAATCGTAGATGGTATTGACCTGAagattttatatacatttttccaATGAAGGGAAAACTTCTTTAAGACATCAAAGAATCACCATTGAAGGTATAACAAAGCAACTATCAGGGTGAATTTGTGTAGCTATGTTTGCTAGGCAAAGAAGTGTTCCTCCATGAGCCACGCT
The sequence above is a segment of the Camelina sativa cultivar DH55 chromosome 10, Cs, whole genome shotgun sequence genome. Coding sequences within it:
- the LOC104720353 gene encoding pentatricopeptide repeat-containing protein At1g63080, mitochondrial-like, whose protein sequence is MLFRLYHPTNVGGGAKPCRRLVSSLSSIFQSNTKRSKLELLVYHQCKTGKLNLEDALLYFDKLLQTKPIPLIDTFNHLFGSMMKLQGSKEVVSMYKRMLRHEEGVVIEPDLCTLNILINVFRHLKQFDSGFCVLSDMIKRGFEPDLVTADSLVLCLCSQGRVIDALQVFDKMSQRGVKVDASLYASLIVKLCEIGETGVALGLHRRMIASGCKSDVVIYSFVIGSFIRNRSLDEAMEVFEEMTASGVSPDILAFRMIIIALSSSGRFNEALKYFDEMIAQGISPDLFIYNSFISGLCKAGLWDDATEMIKEMVSKGVSPDVYTYNILIHRLCKVSKVNEAIDIYDLMINRGPEPIVETYHSLLDGLFKGCKLTDATELFKLMRHRVVRLDVVTYNIMISGYCKNGKIEEAVQLIREMDCKGLKADTYTYAALIHVVNQAGDSEVAKEVVDAICKSDCSPSIQQYGVLIDCLVKKEYLEGARRLLRRMEREGKRLCDASYTTLIHGLSQAGNWDFAQEIFYATGHTPNINHFGALIDGMMKNGKVADAKRLFDEIPDKGLVPDVITYNIMIGGYCKYGKLEEAIDIFRRMTCEGLKPDNYTYTSFIHASCLAGDVDAAQGIFNAIWKSGHSPDIYQFNALISGLIKNGKLEDAKRLFGEIPNMGLVADVVTYNIIIDALCKHKMLSEARALFFELEPKGCSPDSVSFNTIISGFLEENKVKDAVLLLQSMLDRKFTPNDGAKGRLRRLLARADGRKTLQPLLDTYGKNIFE